A genomic segment from Streptomyces antibioticus encodes:
- a CDS encoding cyclic nucleotide-binding domain-containing protein translates to MNTTLTPSPSMLRALSAEHRRRLLGIAREVSFPQGTRLFEEGGLADRFWIIRTGRIELDMRVPGRRAAVIESLGHNELVGWSWLFTPHVWHLGAEATTPVRAYEFDAATVRSMCQEDPALGNDIAHWAGQVLAHRLRSSRTRLLDLYAPYGAGATV, encoded by the coding sequence ATGAACACCACCCTCACCCCCAGCCCCAGCATGCTGCGCGCGCTGTCGGCCGAGCACCGCCGGCGGCTCCTCGGCATCGCCCGGGAGGTGTCCTTCCCGCAGGGAACCCGCCTCTTCGAGGAAGGCGGCCTCGCCGACCGGTTCTGGATCATCCGGACCGGCCGGATCGAACTCGACATGCGGGTACCCGGCCGCCGGGCCGCCGTCATCGAGAGCCTCGGGCACAACGAGCTCGTCGGCTGGTCCTGGCTGTTCACCCCGCACGTCTGGCATCTGGGCGCCGAGGCGACCACACCGGTGCGGGCCTACGAGTTCGACGCGGCCACCGTCCGCTCGATGTGCCAGGAGGACCCGGCCCTCGGCAACGACATCGCCCACTGGGCCGGCCAGGTCCTCGCCCACCGGCTCCGCTCGTCCCGGACCCGGCTGCTCGACCTCTACGCCCCGTACGGCGCCGGTGCCACCGTCTGA
- a CDS encoding response regulator, with product MPQPRVFTEQNPIRVFLLDDHEVVRRGLTDLLDAEPDISVVGDAGTVDHALARGPALRPDVAVLDVRLPDGDGISVCRELRDRMPELACLMLTSFDDEEALLDAIMAGASGYVLKQIRGSDLVSAVRTVASGQSMLDPATTARLMSSLRADPVHSPEVPSELSSLSPRERDILALIGDGLTNREIGAKLYLSEKTVKNHISRLLAKLGVQRRVQAAVLASHLDQPDTGDHRAR from the coding sequence ATGCCGCAGCCACGCGTCTTCACCGAGCAGAACCCGATCCGTGTGTTCCTGCTGGACGACCACGAGGTGGTACGCCGCGGCCTGACCGACCTGCTGGACGCCGAACCCGACATCTCCGTGGTCGGCGACGCCGGTACGGTCGACCACGCGCTCGCCCGCGGGCCCGCGCTCCGTCCCGACGTCGCCGTCCTCGACGTACGGCTGCCGGACGGCGACGGCATCTCGGTCTGCCGCGAACTGCGCGACCGGATGCCGGAACTGGCCTGTCTGATGCTGACCTCGTTCGACGACGAGGAGGCGCTGCTCGACGCGATCATGGCCGGTGCGTCCGGCTATGTCCTCAAGCAGATCAGGGGGTCGGACCTGGTCTCGGCGGTGCGCACGGTCGCCTCGGGCCAGTCGATGCTGGACCCCGCGACCACGGCCCGGCTGATGAGTTCGCTGCGCGCCGACCCCGTGCACAGCCCCGAGGTGCCGTCCGAGCTGTCGAGCCTGTCGCCGCGCGAGCGGGACATCCTGGCACTGATCGGCGACGGCCTGACCAACCGCGAGATCGGCGCCAAGCTGTACCTCTCCGAGAAGACGGTGAAGAACCACATCTCCCGCCTGCTGGCCAAGCTCGGCGTCCAGCGCCGAGTCCAGGCCGCGGTCCTGGCCTCCCACCTGGACCAGCCGGACACGGGTGACCACCGGGCGAGGTGA
- the ctaD gene encoding aa3-type cytochrome oxidase subunit I, whose product MEEARPVEEARTEPRGTGRPSAATVPATREAPPSGRPSWVEWLTTTDHKKIGTLYLVSAFAFFVVGGVLALLMRAELARPGLQIMSNEQFNQAFTMHGSIMLLMFAMPLFTGFANWIMPLQIGAPDVAFPRLNMLAFWLFLFGSLIAAFGFLTPGGAADFGWFLYAPLSDSVHSPGLGADLWIMGVALSGFGSIAGAVNFITTIICMRAPGLTMFRMPIFTWNVLLTAVLILLVFPVLAAALFALECDRKFGSHIFDAANGGALLWQHLFWFFGHPEVYILALPFFGIVSEVIPVFARKPMFGYFGLVAATIAIAGLSVTVWAHHMYVTGGVLLPFFSFMTFLIAVPTGVKFFNWIGTMWKGSLSFETPMLWTTGFLITFVFGGLTGVILASPPMDFHLSDSYFVVAHFHYTVFGTVVYAMFAGFHFWWPKFTGRMLDERLGRITFWTLTVGFHLTFLVQHWLGAEGMPRRYADYLAADGFTALNTLSSIGSFLLGLSLLPFLYNVWKTARYGEKVEVDDPWGYGRSLEWATSCPPPRHNFTSLPRIRSESPAFDLHHPQVAALEAEH is encoded by the coding sequence GTGGAAGAGGCACGGCCCGTGGAAGAGGCACGGACAGAACCCAGGGGGACCGGGCGGCCCAGCGCCGCCACCGTCCCCGCCACCCGCGAGGCGCCGCCGTCCGGCCGCCCCTCGTGGGTGGAGTGGCTGACGACCACCGACCACAAGAAGATCGGCACGCTGTATCTGGTCAGCGCGTTCGCGTTCTTCGTCGTCGGCGGCGTCCTCGCGCTGCTGATGCGCGCCGAACTCGCCCGGCCCGGACTCCAGATCATGTCCAACGAGCAGTTCAACCAGGCGTTCACGATGCACGGCTCGATCATGCTGCTGATGTTCGCGATGCCGCTGTTCACCGGATTCGCCAACTGGATCATGCCGTTGCAGATCGGCGCCCCGGACGTGGCCTTCCCCCGGCTGAACATGCTCGCCTTCTGGCTGTTCCTGTTCGGCTCGCTGATCGCGGCGTTCGGCTTCCTCACCCCGGGCGGGGCCGCCGACTTCGGCTGGTTCCTGTACGCGCCGCTGTCGGACTCCGTGCACTCGCCCGGCCTCGGTGCCGACCTGTGGATCATGGGTGTCGCGCTGTCGGGCTTCGGCTCGATCGCCGGCGCGGTCAACTTCATCACCACGATCATCTGTATGCGCGCGCCCGGTCTGACCATGTTCCGGATGCCGATCTTCACCTGGAACGTGCTGCTGACCGCCGTACTGATCCTGCTCGTCTTCCCCGTCCTGGCGGCGGCGCTGTTCGCGCTGGAGTGCGACCGGAAGTTCGGCAGCCACATCTTCGACGCGGCCAACGGCGGGGCGCTGCTGTGGCAGCACCTCTTCTGGTTCTTCGGGCATCCCGAGGTCTACATCCTGGCCCTGCCGTTCTTCGGGATCGTCTCCGAGGTCATCCCGGTCTTCGCCCGCAAGCCGATGTTCGGCTACTTCGGCCTGGTCGCCGCGACGATCGCCATCGCGGGTCTGTCGGTGACGGTGTGGGCGCACCACATGTACGTCACCGGTGGTGTGCTCCTGCCGTTCTTCTCCTTCATGACGTTCCTCATCGCCGTCCCGACCGGGGTGAAGTTCTTCAACTGGATCGGCACGATGTGGAAGGGGTCGCTGTCCTTCGAGACACCGATGCTGTGGACCACCGGCTTCCTCATCACGTTCGTCTTCGGCGGCCTGACCGGCGTCATCCTGGCGTCACCGCCGATGGACTTCCATCTGTCCGACTCGTACTTCGTCGTGGCGCACTTCCACTACACGGTCTTCGGTACGGTCGTGTACGCGATGTTCGCCGGATTCCACTTCTGGTGGCCCAAGTTCACCGGCAGGATGCTCGACGAACGCCTCGGCAGGATCACCTTCTGGACGCTCACGGTCGGCTTCCACCTCACCTTCCTCGTGCAGCACTGGCTCGGCGCGGAGGGCATGCCCCGCCGGTACGCCGACTACCTGGCGGCCGACGGCTTCACCGCCCTCAACACCCTGTCCTCCATAGGCTCGTTCCTGCTCGGCCTGTCCCTCCTGCCCTTCCTCTACAACGTCTGGAAGACCGCCCGCTACGGCGAGAAGGTCGAGGTCGACGACCCCTGGGGCTACGGCCGTTCCCTGGAGTGGGCCACCTCCTGCCCACCGCCCCGCCACAACTTCACGTCCCTGCCGAGAATCCGCTCGGAGTCCCCGGCGTTCGACCTGCACCACCCGCAGGTCGCGGCCCTGGAAGCGGAGCACTAG
- a CDS encoding TetR/AcrR family transcriptional regulator: protein MDTRSALIEAAADLLAHSPGGDVSTRAVCEAAGVQQPVLYRLFGDKDGLLTATVDHVWDQYLASKRAAEKSADPLRDLRAGWDSHTAFALAHPNAYKLMFSSALRSQPQAAEEAMRLLREVLERLAAQGRLRLPPDEAARMVMTANTGVALALITRPALYPDRHLSELVRDAIHRDILLDPRTDTTEHDIRRAAATTLLSALGDLTPQPFTQAESALLGQWLLHIAGKGRGDG from the coding sequence ATGGATACGAGATCAGCGCTCATCGAGGCGGCCGCGGACCTGCTGGCGCACTCCCCCGGCGGCGATGTGTCCACGCGCGCGGTCTGCGAGGCGGCGGGGGTCCAGCAGCCCGTCCTGTACCGGCTGTTCGGCGACAAGGACGGACTGCTGACGGCCACGGTCGACCACGTCTGGGACCAGTACCTGGCGAGCAAGCGGGCGGCCGAGAAGTCCGCCGATCCACTGCGGGACCTGCGCGCCGGATGGGACAGCCACACGGCCTTCGCGCTGGCCCACCCGAACGCCTACAAGCTGATGTTCTCCTCGGCCCTGCGCTCCCAGCCCCAGGCCGCGGAGGAGGCCATGCGTCTGCTGCGCGAGGTCCTGGAGCGGCTCGCGGCACAGGGCCGACTGCGCCTCCCGCCGGACGAGGCCGCGCGCATGGTCATGACGGCGAACACCGGGGTCGCGCTCGCGCTGATCACCCGCCCGGCGCTGTACCCGGACAGACACCTGTCCGAGCTGGTCCGTGACGCGATCCACCGGGACATCCTGCTGGACCCGCGGACGGACACCACCGAGCACGACATACGGCGGGCGGCCGCCACCACACTGCTGTCCGCACTCGGCGACCTCACCCCGCAGCCGTTCACGCAGGCCGAATCGGCGCTGCTGGGGCAGTGGTTGCTCCATATCGCGGGCAAGGGCCGCGGGGACGGCTGA
- a CDS encoding SDR family oxidoreductase — MTTDTPRVALVTGGSGGIGRAVAERLAADGIAVGVHYSGNKTRADETVAAIVAAGGRAVAVGGDVADEHAMSAAFDAVEREFGGLDVVVNTAGIMLLSPIATLDLDDLDRMHRTNIRGTFVVSQQAARRVRGGGAIINFSTSVTRLQFPTYGAYAASKGAVEAMTLVLARELRGKDITVNAVAPGPTATPLFLEGKDEATVENLSKAAPLERLGTPDDIAEAVAFLAGPARWVNGQVLYANGGLA; from the coding sequence ATGACCACCGACACCCCACGCGTCGCACTCGTCACCGGCGGCTCCGGCGGTATCGGCCGCGCGGTCGCGGAGCGCCTCGCGGCGGACGGCATCGCCGTCGGCGTGCACTACTCCGGCAACAAGACCAGGGCGGACGAGACGGTCGCCGCCATCGTCGCGGCCGGCGGCCGGGCCGTCGCGGTGGGCGGTGACGTCGCCGACGAGCACGCCATGTCCGCCGCCTTCGACGCCGTGGAGCGGGAGTTCGGCGGACTCGACGTCGTCGTCAACACGGCCGGCATCATGCTGCTGTCGCCCATCGCGACCCTCGACCTCGACGATCTCGACCGGATGCACCGCACCAACATCCGCGGCACGTTCGTCGTCTCCCAGCAGGCGGCCCGGCGGGTGCGCGGCGGCGGCGCGATCATCAACTTCTCCACGTCCGTCACCCGCCTCCAGTTCCCCACCTACGGCGCCTACGCCGCCAGCAAGGGCGCGGTCGAGGCCATGACGCTCGTCCTGGCGCGGGAACTGCGCGGCAAGGACATCACCGTCAACGCCGTGGCCCCCGGCCCGACCGCCACACCACTGTTCCTGGAGGGCAAGGACGAGGCCACCGTCGAGAACCTCTCCAAGGCGGCCCCGCTCGAACGGCTGGGCACACCGGACGACATCGCCGAGGCGGTCGCGTTCCTCGCGGGCCCGGCCCGCTGGGTCAACGGCCAGGTCCTGTACGCCAACGGCGGTCTGGCCTGA
- a CDS encoding adenosine deaminase family protein, protein MTYQSIRRFRRPRTLLTVGLGALTLLSAQPAQATAPPPRPATAAEAGTNAYLAAVKNDPAALRRFFQRLPKGADLHNHLSGAVSTEYLIQLAAEDGLCIDTTTLTAVVPPCGPGTRPASDALTDRAFRDAVIRAWSMQDFPPDGNGHDHFFDTFGKFGEVTWRHRGKLLAEVADEVVRNNQFYLETMVSPASDSARKLADEVGWDDDFARLHRKLVAEGKLDLVVAEARKESDDSDAEFRAAARCGTDRARPGCRLPVRWISQVSRGGTPERVFTQMALGMRLAERDPRFVAVNLVQPEDWDSSLRNYSLQMRMLKYLRTVYPKAHVTLHAGELWTGLVKPEDLRFHIAEAVNVAGAERIGHGVDLVHEDDWQRTARTMAAREIAVEVPFTSNAQILGVKGAEHPFNTYRSYGVPVVLATDDPGVSRIDITHEYQYAARTYGLSYRELKNLARASLEYAFLPGRSLWRGNPTRDGYSLGAACRGEQPGRATPGRLCRQAIASSPKAAAQWRQEAAFRQFERTFGTRGRS, encoded by the coding sequence GTGACCTATCAGAGCATCCGACGCTTCCGTCGGCCGCGCACCCTGCTCACCGTGGGACTGGGCGCCCTCACCCTGCTGTCCGCCCAGCCGGCCCAGGCCACCGCCCCGCCGCCCCGCCCGGCGACCGCGGCCGAGGCCGGTACGAACGCCTATCTGGCCGCCGTGAAGAACGACCCGGCGGCGCTGCGGCGCTTCTTCCAGAGGCTGCCCAAGGGCGCCGATCTGCACAACCATCTCTCGGGCGCGGTGTCGACCGAGTACCTGATCCAGTTGGCCGCCGAAGACGGTCTGTGCATCGACACCACCACCCTGACCGCCGTCGTGCCGCCCTGCGGCCCCGGCACCCGCCCGGCCTCCGACGCCCTGACCGACCGCGCTTTCCGCGACGCCGTCATCCGGGCGTGGTCCATGCAGGACTTCCCGCCGGACGGCAACGGACACGACCACTTCTTCGACACGTTCGGCAAGTTCGGCGAGGTGACGTGGCGGCACCGCGGCAAGCTGCTCGCCGAGGTCGCCGACGAGGTCGTACGCAACAACCAGTTCTATCTGGAGACGATGGTCAGCCCCGCCTCCGACAGCGCGCGCAAGCTCGCCGACGAGGTCGGCTGGGACGACGACTTCGCCAGGCTGCACCGCAAGCTCGTCGCCGAGGGCAAGCTGGACCTGGTGGTGGCCGAGGCACGCAAGGAGAGCGACGACTCCGACGCCGAGTTCCGCGCCGCCGCCCGCTGCGGCACCGACCGGGCCCGGCCGGGCTGCCGGCTGCCCGTGCGCTGGATCTCCCAGGTCTCGCGCGGCGGCACACCGGAGCGGGTCTTCACCCAGATGGCGCTCGGCATGCGGCTCGCCGAACGCGACCCCCGCTTCGTCGCCGTCAACCTCGTCCAGCCCGAGGACTGGGACAGCTCGCTGCGCAACTACAGCCTCCAGATGCGCATGCTCAAGTACCTGCGCACTGTCTACCCCAAGGCCCATGTCACCCTGCACGCGGGTGAGTTGTGGACCGGGCTGGTCAAGCCGGAGGACCTCAGGTTCCACATCGCCGAGGCCGTGAACGTCGCCGGTGCCGAGCGCATCGGCCATGGCGTCGACCTGGTCCACGAGGACGACTGGCAGCGCACCGCCCGCACGATGGCCGCCCGTGAGATCGCCGTCGAGGTGCCCTTCACCAGCAACGCCCAGATCCTCGGCGTCAAGGGCGCCGAACACCCCTTCAACACCTACCGCTCGTACGGCGTTCCGGTCGTCCTCGCCACCGACGACCCCGGCGTCAGCCGGATCGACATCACGCACGAGTACCAGTACGCGGCCCGGACCTACGGCCTGTCCTACCGCGAGCTGAAGAACCTCGCCCGGGCCTCCCTGGAGTACGCCTTCCTGCCCGGCCGGAGCCTGTGGCGGGGCAACCCGACGCGTGACGGCTACTCCCTCGGCGCCGCGTGCCGCGGCGAGCAGCCCGGCCGGGCCACGCCGGGCCGGCTGTGCCGTCAGGCGATCGCGTCGAGCCCCAAGGCCGCCGCGCAGTGGCGCCAGGAGGCCGCGTTCCGCCAGTTCGAGCGCACCTTCGGCACCCGCGGCCGCTCCTGA
- a CDS encoding ankyrin repeat domain-containing protein: MISVQWDGLTDRGTFGDHYLEERDRFADRARDADWNGVFEELGEHPEWVNVPRPGNRSGFTALHQAAWHGAEFAVVSRLIAHGGWRTQRTRDGRRAVDIARERGHTHLLDLLEPVAVRRLPAPEAALERHFHALLRDRTGRCFDQVEHLLPPLSPLTEGPAVRIVFTVVGMMGGFTYRLGEDHLHVHGHSRMDADAGQFYRVTPEGWSAL, encoded by the coding sequence GTGATCAGCGTGCAATGGGACGGCCTCACGGACCGCGGGACCTTCGGCGACCACTACCTGGAGGAACGGGACCGCTTCGCCGACCGGGCCCGGGACGCCGACTGGAACGGCGTGTTCGAGGAGCTGGGCGAGCACCCGGAGTGGGTGAACGTGCCCCGGCCCGGCAATCGCAGCGGCTTCACCGCACTGCACCAGGCGGCCTGGCACGGCGCGGAGTTCGCCGTCGTCTCCCGGCTGATCGCCCACGGCGGCTGGCGCACCCAGCGCACCCGGGACGGACGGCGCGCCGTGGACATCGCCCGGGAGCGGGGCCACACCCATCTGCTGGACCTGCTGGAACCGGTCGCCGTACGGCGGCTTCCGGCCCCCGAGGCCGCGCTCGAACGGCACTTCCACGCACTGCTGCGGGACCGGACCGGCCGCTGCTTCGACCAGGTCGAGCACCTGCTGCCGCCGCTGTCCCCGCTGACGGAGGGACCCGCCGTGCGGATCGTCTTCACGGTCGTCGGCATGATGGGCGGCTTCACCTACCGCCTCGGCGAGGACCATCTGCATGTGCACGGCCATTCCCGGATGGACGCCGACGCGGGCCAGTTCTACCGGGTGACCCCCGAGGGCTGGTCCGCACTCTGA
- a CDS encoding phosphotransferase family protein, protein MESITKNRQSPQVLRAMVERAYGPDRTPEGEGWIGELGHGWFNVAYRVRLRDGYEAVLKIAPPPGVEVMTYERGAMATELAALDLIRKHTAVPVPRVDFADRGHDLCDADWFCMPFVDGDNLSVAGPGLPAADLAAFKERVGAANREINCVRGTAFGPLAGPGDSSWRRVFTGMVEEVLADGERRHVDLGWDYDTVREAVAEHAASLDEVREPRLVEWDLWDGNVLVRDGRIASVIDHERAFYGDPLIEVGFAGTQLAAFGDPAPFMRGYGHPPLTAGETVRRRLYCLHLALVMVIETVYRGHTDPGPYDWARERLAEAMALLGRAPRQSADQPSGVTR, encoded by the coding sequence GTGGAGAGCATCACGAAGAACCGGCAGTCACCGCAGGTCCTGCGGGCCATGGTCGAACGCGCCTACGGTCCGGACCGCACGCCCGAAGGAGAGGGCTGGATCGGCGAGTTGGGGCACGGCTGGTTCAACGTCGCCTACCGGGTCCGGCTGCGCGACGGCTACGAGGCCGTCCTGAAGATCGCGCCACCGCCCGGAGTCGAGGTGATGACCTACGAACGCGGCGCCATGGCCACCGAGTTGGCGGCGCTGGACCTGATCCGCAAGCACACCGCCGTGCCCGTCCCCCGGGTCGACTTCGCCGACCGCGGCCACGACCTGTGCGACGCGGACTGGTTCTGCATGCCGTTCGTGGACGGCGACAACCTCTCCGTCGCGGGCCCCGGGCTGCCCGCCGCGGACCTGGCCGCCTTCAAGGAGCGGGTCGGCGCGGCGAACCGGGAGATCAACTGCGTCCGCGGTACGGCCTTCGGGCCACTGGCCGGGCCGGGGGACAGCTCCTGGCGCCGGGTGTTCACGGGCATGGTCGAGGAGGTGCTGGCGGACGGCGAGCGGCGCCACGTCGACCTCGGGTGGGACTACGACACCGTGCGCGAGGCGGTGGCCGAGCACGCCGCGAGCCTGGACGAGGTGCGCGAGCCGCGGCTCGTGGAGTGGGACCTGTGGGACGGCAACGTCCTGGTCCGCGACGGCAGGATCGCCTCCGTCATTGACCACGAACGCGCCTTCTACGGCGACCCGCTCATCGAAGTCGGTTTCGCGGGAACGCAGTTGGCCGCCTTCGGCGACCCCGCCCCGTTCATGCGCGGCTACGGACACCCTCCGCTGACCGCGGGCGAGACCGTGCGCCGCCGGCTGTACTGTCTGCACCTGGCGCTCGTCATGGTGATCGAGACCGTCTACCGAGGCCACACCGACCCCGGACCCTACGACTGGGCGCGCGAGCGGCTCGCCGAGGCGATGGCCCTCCTCGGCCGCGCTCCCCGTCAGAGTGCGGACCAGCCCTCGGGGGTCACCCGGTAG
- a CDS encoding Hsp70 family protein has product MGIDLGTVSATVAVFREGRCETLPNAEGSLTTPCVVSFAEDGRILVGEAARRRSLSHPQRTVLSAKRHLGSGRTVTVDGEVHTAEEICGHILAKVKRDAEARLGAPVTAAVLTVPAHFSELGRRATRQAARRAGLEVLRIVNEPTAAAFAYDHSRLWDREWDDTTLLVVHFGGGTFDVSLIAVGDGVVDVLATCGDNALGGDDWDAALAAHLAAGRGNSPAALTRLTEAAERAKTDLSSRSETEIDLPYLYPATATEGPLHLRETLTRAAFQAVTADLLARCEGPLRKVFADAGIPTEVTRVVLVGGSARMPAVRDLVTRVVGPRARLHHLPGELVAHGAALQAAVLRGLYRTTLLSDVTPLSLGIGTKGGTVRRLIERNTDIPTRRTERFETVDPDTESLRIPVCQGESELLADNVLLGHVTITHLGRAAFGKPIDVTFDLDASAELVIRVRHPVTGREHRFSF; this is encoded by the coding sequence GTGGGGATCGATCTGGGGACGGTGTCGGCCACCGTCGCGGTGTTCCGCGAGGGCCGTTGCGAGACCCTGCCCAACGCGGAGGGGTCCCTGACCACCCCGTGTGTCGTGTCGTTCGCGGAGGACGGCCGGATCCTGGTCGGGGAGGCCGCCCGGCGCCGTTCGCTGAGCCATCCACAGCGCACGGTCCTCTCGGCCAAGCGACATCTGGGCAGCGGACGGACCGTCACCGTGGACGGCGAGGTGCACACCGCCGAGGAGATCTGCGGGCACATCCTCGCCAAGGTCAAGCGGGACGCCGAGGCCCGGTTGGGGGCTCCGGTCACGGCCGCCGTCCTCACCGTGCCCGCGCATTTCTCGGAGCTGGGCCGGCGTGCCACCCGGCAGGCGGCGCGGCGGGCCGGTCTGGAGGTGCTGCGGATCGTCAACGAGCCGACCGCCGCGGCCTTCGCCTACGACCACTCGCGGTTGTGGGACCGCGAGTGGGACGACACGACTCTTCTGGTCGTCCACTTCGGCGGCGGCACGTTCGACGTGTCGCTGATCGCGGTCGGGGACGGTGTCGTCGACGTCCTGGCCACCTGCGGTGACAACGCGCTCGGCGGCGACGACTGGGACGCCGCGCTGGCCGCCCATCTCGCCGCCGGGCGCGGCAACTCCCCCGCCGCGCTGACCCGGTTGACCGAGGCCGCCGAACGCGCCAAGACCGACCTCTCCTCGCGGTCCGAGACCGAGATCGACCTGCCGTACCTCTATCCGGCGACGGCGACCGAGGGCCCGCTCCATCTCAGGGAGACCCTCACCCGTGCCGCGTTCCAGGCCGTCACCGCCGACCTGCTGGCCCGCTGCGAGGGCCCCCTGCGCAAGGTGTTCGCCGACGCGGGGATCCCCACCGAGGTCACGCGCGTGGTGCTGGTGGGCGGGTCCGCGCGGATGCCGGCCGTACGTGACCTGGTCACCCGGGTGGTCGGCCCGCGCGCCAGACTGCACCATCTGCCGGGCGAGTTGGTCGCGCACGGCGCCGCGCTCCAGGCGGCCGTCCTGCGGGGCCTGTACCGGACGACCCTGCTGTCCGACGTGACGCCGCTGTCCCTGGGCATCGGCACCAAGGGCGGCACCGTCCGCCGCCTCATCGAGCGCAACACCGACATCCCGACCCGGCGCACCGAACGCTTCGAGACCGTCGACCCGGACACGGAGAGCCTGCGCATCCCCGTCTGCCAGGGCGAGAGCGAGCTGCTGGCCGACAACGTCCTCCTGGGCCACGTCACGATCACCCACCTCGGCCGCGCGGCCTTCGGCAAGCCGATCGACGTCACGTTCGACCTCGACGCCAGCGCCGAACTCGTCATCCGCGTCCGCCACCCGGTGACCGGGAGGGAACACCGCTTCTCCTTCTAG
- a CDS encoding universal stress protein, which translates to MELPLVVGVDGSASSLRAVDWAVDEAARHGLPLRLVHASRWERYERALPSFTTGLPAEDASARNVVAACARRAELRNPEVKVSEEVLPDDAVSALLRAAPESFALVVGDRGRGELAALLLGSVSLAVAARAVCPVVVVRGAEPAVRGTYGRIVVGVGDTAERTGAVRFAAREAQARGCALTAVRAWRRPAHEHRDHLLVADDAVQAHDERAATELEDALSDVVREHPSLTVHRRTADGPARRVLLDAAAEADLIVVGAVRRHGHFGLQLGTVAHTLLHHADCPVAVVPQRV; encoded by the coding sequence ATGGAACTCCCGCTGGTCGTGGGCGTCGACGGATCCGCATCCAGCCTGCGGGCGGTCGACTGGGCGGTGGACGAGGCGGCACGGCACGGCCTGCCGCTGCGGCTGGTCCACGCCTCCCGGTGGGAGCGCTACGAGCGCGCCCTGCCGTCCTTCACCACCGGTCTGCCCGCCGAGGACGCGTCGGCGCGGAACGTGGTCGCCGCCTGCGCGCGGCGCGCCGAACTCCGCAACCCCGAGGTCAAGGTGTCCGAGGAGGTGCTGCCCGACGACGCCGTGTCCGCGCTGCTGCGGGCGGCGCCCGAGTCGTTCGCCCTGGTCGTGGGGGACCGCGGGCGGGGTGAACTGGCCGCGCTGCTGCTGGGCTCGGTCAGCCTCGCGGTCGCGGCCCGCGCGGTGTGCCCGGTCGTGGTCGTCCGCGGCGCCGAACCCGCCGTGCGGGGTACCTACGGCCGGATCGTGGTCGGCGTCGGCGACACGGCCGAGCGCACGGGCGCCGTCCGGTTCGCCGCCCGCGAGGCCCAGGCCCGCGGTTGCGCGCTGACCGCCGTACGGGCCTGGCGGCGGCCGGCCCACGAGCACCGGGACCATCTCCTGGTCGCGGACGACGCCGTGCAGGCGCACGACGAGCGGGCCGCCACCGAACTGGAGGACGCGCTGAGCGACGTCGTACGGGAGCACCCCTCCCTCACCGTCCACCGCCGCACTGCCGACGGCCCGGCCCGCCGGGTGCTGCTCGACGCGGCGGCCGAGGCCGACCTGATCGTCGTCGGCGCCGTCCGCCGACACGGCCACTTCGGCCTGCAACTCGGCACGGTCGCCCATACCCTGCTGCACCACGCCGACTGCCCGGTCGCGGTCGTTCCCCAGCGGGTCTGA